From the Priestia aryabhattai genome, one window contains:
- a CDS encoding alpha/beta hydrolase, giving the protein MKHIFKKGTDETKPTLLLLHGTGGTEQDLLPIADMIDSSCSVLSVRGNVLENGMPRFFRRLQEGVFDIEDLIERTKELYQFLDEAAETYSFDRSNIVAVGYSNGANIAGSLLFHYENSLKGAALLHPMVPRRGIEVPKTDAPIFIGAGTNDPICPASETEELSALLKKAGADVQVHWESFGHQLTRTEIEAAEKWYKSKF; this is encoded by the coding sequence ATGAAACATATTTTTAAAAAAGGGACGGACGAGACGAAACCGACTTTATTGCTGTTGCATGGCACAGGAGGTACGGAACAAGATCTGCTTCCTATTGCAGATATGATTGATTCCTCATGCTCCGTATTATCAGTAAGAGGAAACGTACTAGAAAACGGTATGCCTCGTTTTTTTAGACGTTTACAAGAAGGAGTATTTGATATAGAAGATTTAATTGAACGTACAAAAGAACTTTATCAATTTTTAGATGAAGCGGCTGAAACGTATTCATTCGACCGAAGCAACATCGTAGCTGTAGGATACTCAAATGGTGCCAATATTGCAGGAAGTTTGCTATTTCATTATGAGAATTCTTTAAAAGGGGCAGCCCTTCTTCATCCGATGGTTCCAAGAAGAGGGATTGAAGTGCCTAAAACCGACGCCCCTATCTTTATCGGTGCAGGCACAAACGACCCTATTTGTCCAGCATCAGAAACGGAAGAACTTTCTGCGCTTTTAAAAAAAGCCGGAGCGGACGTACAGGTGCATTGGGAATCATTTGGACATCAGTTAACACGAACAGAAATTGAAGCAGCTGAAAAATGGTACAAATCAAAATTTTAA
- a CDS encoding polysaccharide deacetylase family protein gives MTRFFIVLFIVLMVICVYTIISQTLYRRYHSAVIIKGAKKHKIAITFDDGPHPIYTPKVLDLFKLHEMKATFFIVGELGEKHPSILNRMIDEGHEVAIHHHRHVSAWTQTPWQLKKQIHQCAQVIEKVTNQKPLFYRPPWGHLNMSSLLMAKPYHLVIWTGIFQDWTLKTTKTALVQKLMRKVEDGAIFVLHDNGDTPGADEKAPEMTIAALEEFLPYLKQQGYESITMQQLMNQS, from the coding sequence ATGACTCGTTTTTTTATTGTTTTATTTATCGTTCTAATGGTTATATGTGTATATACCATTATTTCGCAAACCCTTTACCGTCGCTATCATTCGGCAGTGATAATAAAAGGGGCAAAAAAGCATAAAATAGCTATAACATTTGACGACGGACCTCATCCTATTTATACACCAAAAGTTTTGGACTTGTTCAAACTGCATGAAATGAAAGCTACTTTTTTTATTGTAGGGGAACTAGGAGAAAAACATCCGTCTATTTTAAACAGGATGATTGATGAAGGGCATGAAGTAGCTATACATCATCATCGTCATGTGAGTGCATGGACGCAAACGCCTTGGCAATTAAAAAAACAAATTCATCAATGTGCACAGGTTATAGAGAAAGTAACGAATCAAAAGCCGCTTTTTTATCGTCCGCCGTGGGGACATTTAAATATGAGCAGTTTATTAATGGCCAAGCCATATCACCTTGTGATTTGGACAGGAATCTTTCAAGATTGGACATTAAAAACGACGAAAACGGCATTAGTTCAAAAACTAATGCGTAAAGTAGAAGATGGAGCCATTTTTGTTTTACACGATAATGGAGATACCCCGGGAGCAGATGAAAAAGCACCTGAAATGACGATTGCAGCATTAGAAGAATTTTTACCTTATTTAAAACAGCAAGGGTACGAAAGTATAACCATGCAGCAATTAATGAACCAATCGTAA
- a CDS encoding DedA family protein — protein sequence MDLTIISQYIHSYGYIVILLVLFCGIVGIPAPEESFLILLGMFIAKHQLNLYESSIFAFLGVITGMLTAYGLGRYAGTPFFDKYGKYVGLTKEKIEAAAGSYHKYGIWTILFGLYIPGLRQISPYMAGISRYPFLLYLVLSVVGSLIWVLSFLILGYYVGDRIHISYIIMGAVAFFVIYLLIKRKRNRKRLERRDGQ from the coding sequence GTGGACTTAACAATTATCTCTCAGTATATACATTCATATGGTTATATTGTTATTTTACTTGTACTTTTTTGCGGGATTGTTGGAATTCCAGCGCCTGAAGAATCATTTTTAATATTATTAGGCATGTTTATTGCCAAACATCAGCTGAACTTATACGAATCATCTATTTTTGCTTTTTTAGGCGTTATAACTGGAATGCTCACTGCTTATGGACTAGGAAGGTATGCGGGAACCCCGTTTTTTGATAAATACGGAAAATACGTAGGGTTAACTAAAGAGAAGATTGAAGCAGCAGCCGGCAGCTACCATAAATATGGAATATGGACCATTTTATTTGGCTTATATATTCCGGGCTTGCGTCAAATTAGTCCATATATGGCGGGAATAAGCCGCTATCCGTTTTTGCTTTATTTGGTATTATCGGTGGTAGGAAGTCTAATATGGGTCCTTTCTTTTCTCATTCTAGGTTACTACGTAGGAGACCGGATTCATATTTCGTATATCATTATGGGAGCTGTGGCTTTTTTTGTAATTTATTTACTTATAAAAAGAAAAAGAAACCGAAAACGTCTTGAGAGGAGGGATGGTCAATGA
- a CDS encoding MGDG synthase family glycosyltransferase gives MRKVLFLPLFQMPSGHHQVADAVMDAIMERFSHVICQKIDCLSYWSKPLEQMISSIYMKWISVFPKQFEKFYYGHVYKKNDHTMDDFVVKKWPIIEYHMKKLIDAEQPDVIVCTHSFPSCVLSGLKEKGIIDLPVINVYTDFLVSDVWGKNGIELHCVPDQDTKAFLQNVHGVKESSIYVTGIPVHKAFLKRRIDHLVPQKHILIAGGNSGLGNVRKMLQQLPQNCTYMYYVLCGKNKKLYQELIKLNHPRIKAVSYVKSREKMNDLYEGADAIVTKAGGVTISEALHKRLPIFIHSSLPGQEQINIEYLKEKGLLIPLNDAEAFEQQLKNILENDVKRNRLIKRMDEYVDSLEVKVDRVLADHFKLYRYETSQNQF, from the coding sequence ATGAGGAAGGTTTTATTTTTACCGCTTTTTCAAATGCCATCTGGTCATCACCAAGTAGCAGACGCCGTTATGGATGCCATCATGGAACGTTTTTCGCACGTTATTTGTCAAAAAATTGATTGTTTAAGCTATTGGAGCAAACCGCTAGAACAAATGATTTCATCTATCTACATGAAATGGATTTCTGTTTTTCCAAAGCAGTTTGAAAAATTTTATTACGGGCATGTATACAAAAAAAACGACCATACAATGGATGATTTTGTCGTAAAAAAGTGGCCAATTATCGAATACCATATGAAGAAATTAATTGATGCAGAGCAGCCGGACGTCATTGTTTGCACTCACAGCTTTCCTTCCTGTGTATTGAGCGGCTTAAAAGAAAAAGGAATCATTGATCTTCCTGTTATAAATGTATACACCGACTTCTTAGTGAGCGACGTATGGGGTAAAAATGGAATCGAGCTCCACTGCGTGCCTGATCAGGATACAAAAGCGTTTTTGCAGAACGTTCACGGTGTAAAAGAGTCTTCTATTTATGTAACGGGCATTCCTGTTCATAAAGCATTTTTAAAAAGACGTATTGACCATCTCGTGCCACAGAAACATATCCTGATTGCCGGAGGAAATTCGGGCCTTGGAAATGTACGCAAAATGCTTCAGCAGCTGCCGCAAAACTGTACGTATATGTATTATGTGCTGTGTGGAAAAAACAAAAAATTGTATCAAGAACTAATAAAACTAAACCACCCGAGAATCAAAGCGGTCTCGTATGTAAAATCAAGAGAGAAAATGAATGATTTATATGAGGGAGCAGATGCCATTGTCACAAAAGCAGGGGGAGTGACAATTAGCGAAGCCCTTCATAAAAGACTACCTATTTTTATTCACTCGTCTCTTCCTGGTCAAGAACAAATTAACATTGAATATCTAAAAGAAAAAGGGTTGCTTATTCCCCTTAATGATGCTGAAGCCTTTGAACAGCAGCTTAAGAACATTTTAGAAAATGATGTAAAACGAAACCGTTTGATTAAGCGAATGGACGAATATGTAGACAGCTTAGAAGTAAAAGTAGACCGCGTGCTTGCAGATCATTTTAAGCTGTATCGATATGAGACAAGTCAAAATCAATTTTAA
- the nfsA gene encoding oxygen-insensitive NADPH nitroreductase gives MNSVIETILNHRSIRKYEDKPLSKEQIQTIVESAQAASTSSYIQAYSIIGVKDKETKRKLAQLAGNQPYVETNGHFFVFCADFHRHDVIAEMEKKDLSTALESTEQFMVAIIDVALAAQNATLAAESMGLGACYIGGLRNELEEVSKLLKLPHHVIPLFGLTVGHPAGITDKKPRLPFKHVYHEETYEPNDEQTKKELTAYNEEISAYYNERTNGKRQDTWTGQMADMLSNPKRMYMKEFVEKQGFNKK, from the coding sequence ATGAACTCAGTTATTGAAACGATTTTAAATCATCGTTCTATTCGTAAATATGAAGACAAACCATTGTCGAAAGAGCAAATTCAGACGATTGTAGAAAGCGCCCAGGCAGCTTCCACATCAAGCTATATTCAAGCGTATTCCATTATTGGAGTGAAAGATAAAGAAACGAAGCGAAAGCTTGCTCAATTAGCAGGAAATCAGCCGTACGTAGAAACAAATGGTCACTTCTTTGTATTTTGCGCTGACTTTCATCGCCATGATGTCATTGCGGAAATGGAGAAAAAAGATTTATCGACAGCGCTCGAAAGCACAGAACAATTTATGGTAGCTATTATTGACGTTGCCCTTGCCGCGCAAAATGCAACGCTTGCCGCTGAATCAATGGGACTTGGAGCTTGTTACATCGGTGGTTTGCGTAATGAATTAGAAGAAGTAAGCAAATTGTTAAAACTGCCTCATCATGTAATCCCGTTATTTGGTCTAACGGTTGGACATCCAGCGGGCATTACGGATAAAAAGCCGCGATTACCATTTAAACATGTGTATCATGAAGAAACATATGAGCCAAACGATGAGCAGACTAAAAAAGAATTAACAGCGTACAACGAAGAAATTTCTGCTTACTACAATGAAAGAACAAATGGCAAACGCCAAGACACCTGGACTGGTCAAATGGCTGACATGCTTTCAAACCCTAAGCGTATGTATATGAAAGAGTTCGTTGAAAAGCAAGGATTTAATAAGAAATAA
- a CDS encoding 3D domain-containing protein: protein MKKFIFTLGTTAILSAGFVGAASASTSGTYHVEKGDTLWKVAQKHSVSIDELKDANNLTSNIIYPNQELNVATIKETTHKVQRGNTLWSIGQQYGVTVDQIKEWNGLTSDLIYPGEQLKIQSPNGQAPQSSPSVAQAAPEAQQSQAPAEQTQTKQQQAQAAQAQEEQQQAQAEQAQKEQQQAQAEQAQKEQQQAQAAQAQKEQQQAQAEQAQKEQQQAQAEQAQKEQQPAESSQQASGKSMTVEATAYTANCAGCSGTTATGVDLKANPNQKVIAVDPSVIPLGSKVYVEGYGEAVAADTGGAIKGNRIDVFVPSEGDAQQFGRKSVKITVMN, encoded by the coding sequence ATGAAAAAATTTATATTTACTCTAGGAACAACAGCAATCCTTTCAGCGGGATTTGTAGGTGCAGCTTCTGCTTCTACAAGCGGAACGTATCACGTAGAAAAAGGTGATACGTTATGGAAAGTCGCTCAAAAGCACAGCGTGAGCATAGACGAGCTAAAAGATGCAAACAACTTAACATCTAATATTATTTATCCAAACCAAGAATTAAACGTAGCTACTATAAAAGAAACGACACACAAAGTTCAGCGAGGAAACACATTATGGTCCATCGGTCAGCAATACGGCGTGACGGTAGATCAAATTAAAGAATGGAACGGACTGACGTCAGATTTAATTTATCCTGGCGAACAACTAAAAATTCAGTCTCCAAACGGCCAAGCTCCGCAATCGAGCCCTTCAGTAGCCCAAGCTGCTCCAGAAGCTCAGCAATCTCAAGCGCCGGCTGAACAAACTCAAACCAAACAACAGCAAGCTCAAGCTGCACAAGCTCAAGAAGAGCAGCAGCAAGCTCAAGCTGAACAGGCTCAAAAAGAGCAGCAGCAAGCTCAAGCTGAACAGGCTCAAAAAGAGCAGCAGCAAGCTCAAGCTGCACAAGCTCAAAAAGAGCAGCAGCAAGCCCAAGCTGAACAAGCTCAAAAAGAGCAGCAGCAAGCTCAAGCTGAACAGGCTCAAAAAGAACAACAACCTGCTGAATCGTCACAACAAGCCAGCGGCAAGTCAATGACAGTTGAAGCAACTGCCTATACGGCTAATTGTGCTGGATGTAGCGGTACAACTGCTACAGGAGTGGATTTAAAAGCAAATCCAAATCAAAAAGTAATCGCTGTTGACCCTAGTGTTATTCCGTTAGGTTCGAAAGTTTATGTAGAAGGCTATGGTGAAGCTGTAGCTGCAGATACAGGTGGAGCAATCAAAGGTAATCGAATCGATGTATTCGTTCCTTCTGAAGGCGATGCTCAACAGTTCGGAAGAAAATCTGTTAAAATCACGGTTATGAACTAA
- a CDS encoding C40 family peptidase, with the protein MKKEKLLVSFIAASVLVGASVTTPVFSHSAYAASSVSVYQKDVNSLADYYAPFYKTVEKKLKEIEGIKDDEQALAAYDQLADQIDQFLTKTDKNYAMNHLNSEADQLQGYLYDSLIALYNYIVDLEDYAYGDVSDAEFNKISANFEKEINAYNTQFQQKAKSYKTKRKVTFNANMGYLLDEDIQPSPTAPSTPADSTYTVKKGDTLTAIAKKYGITVAELKKLNNLKTDALKVGQVLKVKSGSTSSPAPAPQTSVSVKQQQIVSYAKTLIGKPYKYGGTTPKGFDVSGYTQYVYKNAGSNISIPRTVADQYKSGTDVKQNSLQAGDLVFFKNGKSVSVVGIYLGKQEFIYVSSKGVKTQLLATAYWKNSYAGAKRIIK; encoded by the coding sequence ATGAAAAAAGAGAAACTACTTGTATCATTTATAGCAGCATCCGTTTTAGTAGGAGCATCGGTGACAACGCCCGTTTTTAGTCACTCTGCTTATGCTGCTTCTTCTGTCAGCGTTTATCAAAAAGACGTTAATTCGCTAGCAGATTATTACGCACCATTTTATAAAACAGTGGAAAAAAAGCTAAAAGAAATTGAAGGAATAAAAGATGACGAACAAGCGTTAGCGGCATACGATCAGCTTGCGGATCAAATTGATCAGTTTCTAACAAAGACTGATAAAAATTATGCGATGAATCACCTTAATTCAGAAGCTGATCAGCTTCAAGGCTATTTATATGACAGCTTAATTGCTCTTTACAATTATATTGTAGATCTTGAAGACTATGCTTATGGAGATGTAAGTGACGCGGAATTTAATAAGATCTCTGCAAATTTTGAAAAAGAAATCAACGCATACAATACGCAATTTCAGCAAAAAGCGAAAAGTTATAAAACGAAGCGAAAAGTAACGTTTAACGCAAATATGGGCTATTTGCTTGATGAAGATATTCAACCTTCACCAACAGCTCCATCTACACCGGCTGATAGCACCTATACGGTGAAAAAAGGAGATACCCTGACAGCTATCGCTAAAAAGTACGGGATAACAGTGGCTGAATTAAAAAAATTAAACAATTTAAAAACAGATGCGCTAAAAGTCGGACAAGTGCTGAAAGTGAAAAGTGGAAGCACATCTTCGCCTGCTCCAGCACCTCAAACTTCTGTTAGTGTAAAACAGCAGCAAATTGTATCATATGCCAAAACACTAATAGGAAAGCCATATAAATATGGAGGCACGACACCAAAAGGTTTTGATGTATCTGGGTACACACAGTATGTATATAAAAACGCGGGTTCAAATATTTCTATCCCACGTACAGTAGCAGATCAGTATAAAAGCGGCACGGATGTAAAGCAAAACAGCCTGCAAGCTGGCGATTTAGTTTTCTTTAAAAACGGCAAGTCCGTTTCAGTCGTAGGAATTTACTTAGGCAAACAAGAATTCATTTATGTCAGCAGCAAAGGCGTTAAAACGCAATTACTTGCGACAGCGTACTGGAAAAACAGCTATGCAGGAGCAAAGCGTATTATAAAGTAA
- a CDS encoding anthranilate phosphoribosyltransferase: protein MQQFIKEIARGKRGSNDLTYEQAKEAARLIASGQATDAQIAAFFIAERIKTENADELLGFVHAFREKTKEIPLSQPLKDKSIDFASPYAGRNSFFATIPVSILLAERGVPAFLHCTEALPPKFGTTIEDVLHSLQIPHAQTIEDIGHEFEALKIGFVNAETISYPLERIKQIRHEIGVRTLINTVEKLLNLSNASSLMMGAFHRTAINKIVPIFASLPFKHVYVVQGIEGSEDVPVHRSSFVFNISEGEMESFIVNPKEYGLFVEEEHFEKKISVEKQAEYVTRILEGESSPELIYVYNQVVLNAGLRYYLFGYEGSIEKGIDYAKRQLAEGLGWKHLQKWKKQAISEV from the coding sequence ATGCAGCAATTTATAAAAGAAATAGCGCGGGGAAAAAGAGGATCAAATGACTTAACGTATGAACAAGCAAAAGAAGCAGCTCGCTTAATTGCTTCTGGACAAGCTACGGATGCTCAGATCGCTGCTTTTTTTATCGCGGAACGTATTAAAACTGAAAATGCAGATGAACTATTGGGATTCGTTCATGCTTTTCGTGAAAAAACAAAAGAAATACCGCTATCTCAGCCGTTAAAAGATAAATCAATTGATTTTGCAAGCCCTTATGCAGGGAGAAATTCATTTTTTGCGACAATTCCCGTATCGATTTTATTAGCTGAAAGGGGTGTGCCTGCTTTTTTACATTGTACAGAAGCTCTTCCTCCAAAGTTTGGAACAACGATTGAAGACGTACTTCATTCGTTACAGATCCCTCACGCTCAAACTATTGAAGATATCGGTCATGAGTTTGAAGCGTTAAAAATTGGCTTTGTAAATGCCGAAACAATCTCCTATCCTCTTGAACGAATCAAACAAATTCGTCATGAAATTGGCGTAAGGACGCTAATTAATACGGTTGAAAAATTATTAAATTTATCGAATGCTTCTTCTTTAATGATGGGTGCTTTTCATCGCACAGCCATTAACAAAATTGTGCCCATTTTTGCTTCGCTGCCTTTCAAACATGTATACGTGGTGCAAGGTATAGAAGGATCTGAAGATGTACCTGTACATAGAAGCAGCTTTGTTTTTAATATCTCAGAAGGAGAGATGGAGTCGTTTATTGTCAATCCAAAAGAATACGGACTTTTCGTGGAAGAAGAGCACTTTGAAAAGAAAATAAGTGTTGAAAAACAAGCGGAATATGTGACGCGCATTCTGGAGGGCGAGTCTTCTCCTGAACTAATTTACGTTTATAATCAAGTAGTGTTAAACGCCGGCTTACGTTATTATCTGTTTGGCTATGAAGGTTCTATTGAAAAAGGAATAGACTATGCAAAACGTCAGCTAGCTGAAGGTCTGGGCTGGAAACACCTGCAGAAATGGAAAAAACAAGCGATTTCAGAAGTGTAA
- a CDS encoding urease subunit gamma, giving the protein MKLTPREQEKLMIVVAADLARRRQTRGLKLNYPEAVAIITYEIMEGARDGKTVAQLMREGTKILKREDVMEGIPEMIHDIQVEATFPDGTKLVTVHDPIR; this is encoded by the coding sequence TTGAAACTTACGCCGCGAGAACAAGAAAAATTAATGATTGTCGTAGCTGCCGACTTGGCAAGACGCCGTCAGACAAGAGGATTAAAACTTAATTATCCTGAAGCAGTAGCTATTATTACATATGAAATTATGGAAGGAGCCCGTGATGGCAAGACGGTAGCTCAGTTAATGCGAGAAGGTACCAAGATTTTAAAACGAGAAGATGTAATGGAAGGTATTCCGGAAATGATTCATGATATTCAAGTGGAAGCTACCTTTCCAGACGGAACCAAGCTCGTCACTGTTCATGATCCAATTCGTTAA
- a CDS encoding urease subunit beta, which produces MIPGEYFLKKDSITCNNGKKSISVTVINRGDRPVQVGSHFHFFEVNAALEFPREAALGYHLNIPAGTAVRFEPGDAKEVDLVAFSGTREIYGLNNKTNRSLSDRKEDI; this is translated from the coding sequence ATGATTCCAGGGGAATATTTCTTAAAAAAAGACTCAATCACATGTAATAACGGAAAGAAATCGATTAGCGTGACTGTAATCAATAGAGGCGACCGACCTGTTCAAGTAGGGTCACACTTTCATTTTTTTGAAGTGAATGCCGCGCTCGAATTCCCCCGCGAAGCCGCGCTTGGCTATCATTTAAATATTCCAGCCGGTACAGCCGTTCGTTTTGAGCCAGGTGATGCAAAAGAAGTGGATCTGGTTGCTTTCTCCGGAACAAGAGAAATCTATGGTCTTAACAATAAAACAAACAGATCGCTTTCTGATAGAAAGGAAGATATATAA
- the ureC gene encoding urease subunit alpha encodes MSFQMSRRQYADMFGPTVGDAVRLADTELFIEIEKDFTTYGDEVKFGGGKVIRDGMGQHPLATRSEAADLVLTNAIIVDYTGIYKADIGIKDGLVQTIGKAGNPLLMDEVDIVIGASTEVIAAEGKIVTAGGIDAHIHFICPQQIETALASGVTTMIGGGTGPATGTKATTCTPGAWHIERMLEAAEAFPMNIGFLGKGNASAKEPLIEQIEAGAIGLKLHEDWGTTASAIDTSLQVADEYDVQIAIHTDTLNEGGFVEDTIAAIGDRVIHTYHTEGAGGGHAPDIMEMASFPNVLPSSTNPTRPYTVNTLEEHLDMLMVCHHLDPSVPEDIAFADSRIRKETIAAEDILHDLGVFSMISSDSQAMGRVGEVITRTWQTADKMKKQRGKLDGDSEAGDNTRVKRYVAKYTINPAIAHGISEYVGSVETGKMADLVLWEPAFFGIKPDLIVKGGLIAHSLMGDPNASIPTPQPVLYRPMFASYGKARAKTSVTFVSKAAYEKRVGEKLGLQKLLKPVKDIRQLKKTDMKLNGEMPKIEVDPQTYEVKVDGQMIACEAAEVVPMAQRYFLF; translated from the coding sequence ATGAGTTTTCAAATGTCGCGACGTCAGTACGCAGATATGTTTGGACCAACTGTGGGAGATGCTGTTCGTTTAGCAGACACAGAGCTATTTATTGAAATTGAAAAAGATTTCACAACCTACGGAGATGAAGTGAAGTTTGGCGGTGGAAAAGTCATTCGTGACGGAATGGGGCAGCATCCTCTTGCAACGCGAAGCGAAGCAGCGGACTTAGTGTTGACAAATGCCATTATTGTTGATTATACAGGTATATATAAAGCAGATATTGGAATAAAAGATGGACTCGTTCAAACCATCGGAAAAGCGGGCAATCCCCTGTTGATGGATGAAGTAGACATCGTCATTGGTGCGAGTACAGAAGTGATTGCAGCAGAAGGGAAAATTGTAACCGCCGGCGGTATTGATGCGCATATTCATTTCATTTGTCCGCAGCAAATTGAAACCGCTCTTGCCTCTGGCGTGACAACGATGATCGGAGGAGGAACGGGACCTGCTACAGGAACAAAAGCTACAACTTGTACACCCGGAGCATGGCATATCGAACGAATGCTTGAAGCTGCTGAAGCATTTCCAATGAATATTGGCTTTTTAGGAAAAGGAAATGCAAGTGCCAAAGAGCCTTTAATTGAACAAATTGAAGCAGGAGCGATTGGATTAAAGCTTCATGAAGACTGGGGAACCACGGCATCTGCCATCGACACAAGCTTGCAGGTTGCAGACGAGTACGATGTTCAAATTGCGATTCATACAGATACCTTAAATGAAGGCGGTTTTGTTGAAGATACCATTGCTGCGATTGGTGATCGAGTCATTCATACATATCATACTGAAGGGGCTGGAGGCGGACATGCGCCTGATATTATGGAAATGGCAAGCTTTCCAAACGTGCTTCCATCATCAACTAATCCAACAAGACCCTATACAGTCAACACGCTTGAAGAACATTTAGATATGCTCATGGTATGTCATCATCTTGATCCCTCTGTACCAGAAGACATCGCTTTTGCTGATTCCCGAATTCGCAAAGAAACGATTGCAGCTGAAGATATTTTACACGACTTAGGTGTATTCAGTATGATTTCTTCAGATTCTCAAGCAATGGGACGTGTAGGAGAAGTGATTACAAGAACGTGGCAAACAGCTGATAAGATGAAAAAGCAGCGAGGAAAACTTGATGGCGACAGCGAAGCCGGCGATAACACACGTGTCAAACGCTATGTAGCTAAATATACCATTAATCCAGCTATTGCTCATGGAATTTCCGAATACGTAGGATCGGTAGAAACAGGGAAAATGGCTGACTTAGTACTATGGGAGCCAGCGTTTTTTGGAATAAAGCCTGACTTGATTGTAAAAGGCGGGCTTATTGCCCATAGCTTAATGGGAGATCCTAATGCATCGATTCCAACCCCACAGCCGGTTTTATACCGTCCGATGTTTGCTTCTTATGGAAAAGCGAGAGCTAAAACGTCCGTTACATTTGTGTCAAAAGCAGCGTACGAGAAAAGAGTGGGAGAGAAACTGGGGTTACAAAAGCTGCTTAAACCGGTAAAAGATATTCGTCAATTAAAAAAAACAGATATGAAGTTAAATGGGGAAATGCCTAAAATTGAAGTTGATCCCCAAACATATGAAGTAAAAGTAGATGGACAAATGATTGCATGTGAAGCAGCAGAAGTCGTGCCTATGGCGCAGCGATACTTTTTATTTTGA
- the ureE gene encoding urease accessory protein UreE, whose product MVIEKIIGNIATLEKRAPHIEKVYIESDHLVKRVQRVVTDHGKELGIRLKENRELADGDVLFMDESNMIVVHVLADDILTIQPIDIQQMGEIAHQLGNRHLPAQFEGREMLVQYDYLVEELLQQLDIPYKREKRKVKQAFKHIGHSHD is encoded by the coding sequence ATGGTAATCGAAAAAATTATCGGAAATATAGCAACATTAGAAAAACGAGCTCCGCATATAGAAAAGGTATATATCGAAAGTGATCACTTAGTAAAACGCGTTCAGCGCGTTGTGACAGATCACGGTAAGGAACTAGGAATCCGTCTAAAAGAAAATCGCGAGCTGGCTGATGGTGATGTGCTATTTATGGATGAAAGCAATATGATTGTTGTCCATGTGCTAGCAGACGATATTTTGACCATTCAGCCGATTGATATTCAACAGATGGGAGAAATTGCTCATCAGCTTGGCAACCGACATTTGCCGGCGCAGTTTGAAGGTAGAGAAATGCTCGTACAGTACGATTATTTAGTGGAAGAATTGCTCCAGCAGCTCGACATTCCCTATAAGCGCGAAAAAAGAAAAGTAAAACAAGCTTTTAAGCATATCGGACACAGTCATGACTAA
- a CDS encoding urease accessory protein UreF, producing the protein MTNSLLSLIQLCDSNFPSGAFSHSFGFETYIQRNQIYNTETFQEALRTYLDVQLTYTDGLACRLAYEYAAHNQFNEIMRVDHELYALALSKETREGTRRVGQRMLKLCLELFKGTYLEKYMNEVKAKKAYGHPAVVFALASLQLNITKEEAVLSHLYASISSLIQNAVRGIPIGQTDGQKTLVLFQPLLQQALQHILQADQEEFGAVTPGLEIAQMQHEQLHVRLFMS; encoded by the coding sequence ATGACTAATTCATTGCTTTCGCTGATTCAACTATGTGATTCAAATTTTCCATCAGGTGCATTTTCACATTCATTTGGTTTTGAAACGTATATTCAGCGAAATCAAATTTACAACACAGAAACCTTTCAAGAAGCGCTTCGTACATATCTTGATGTTCAGCTGACGTATACGGACGGCTTAGCATGCAGACTGGCTTATGAGTATGCTGCTCATAACCAGTTTAACGAAATTATGAGAGTTGATCATGAACTATACGCTCTTGCTTTGTCAAAAGAAACAAGAGAAGGGACAAGACGGGTGGGCCAGCGCATGTTAAAACTTTGCTTAGAGTTATTTAAAGGCACTTATTTAGAAAAGTATATGAATGAAGTAAAAGCAAAGAAGGCGTACGGACATCCTGCTGTTGTATTTGCGCTAGCCAGCTTGCAGTTAAATATTACAAAAGAAGAAGCCGTTTTAAGTCACTTGTACGCTAGCATCTCTTCTTTAATTCAAAATGCAGTTCGCGGTATACCAATCGGCCAAACGGATGGGCAAAAAACGCTCGTTCTTTTTCAACCGCTGCTGCAGCAAGCACTTCAGCATATTTTACAAGCAGATCAAGAGGAATTTGGTGCCGTGACACCAGGGTTAGAAATTGCTCAAATGCAGCATGAACAATTGCATGTCCGATTGTTCATGTCATAA